One window from the genome of Populus alba chromosome 15, ASM523922v2, whole genome shotgun sequence encodes:
- the LOC118033359 gene encoding WRKY transcription factor 72A isoform X2 has protein sequence MIKMDVEDAMRRPHHEVVLKEDERVDSSGDEGSCREEAAAAAKVGSQRGCQENDDRRSSSPQHRDSGKQVVVATKKERTTMEADAKESSCQKEQDDQLESARAEMGEVRKENQRLKIYLDRMLKDYRTLQVQFYDAIQQEETKKSTDTVDDHDQGTEEHELVSLTLGRISSEPKRDGKNNRTSSQGKNHDEQAKESLSLGSLCTFEASKSGTNETLPNPSPENSFGEPKEEAGETWPPGKVLKTMRGGDDEVPQQNPAKKARVSVRARCDTPTVQRCAEDMSILTTTYEGTHNHPLPISATAMASTTSAAASMLLSGSSSSPGTAGFNSSGNIAVDLHGLNYYLSDNSKSKQFYLHNSSLSSSSTYPTITLDLTSNPSSTSSHFNRFTTSSYRPTIQKFASTSLNFGSSDSSNAMPWGNGFLPTSGQSHNRINHLGALNIGRPAMDQSNIYDQFYMPKINDQAAAPSQQSLPADAIAAATKAITADPSFQSVLAAALTSIIGTGTGSSATGVPNLGVVNNLFPKSERGPVSDSFSSSPPHGNPCASYFNKTTSAINSQPAPSSMAMFVPPSLPFSTPTNASASPVDKNDRAN, from the exons atgataaaaatggATGTGGAGGATGCCATGAGAAGACCTCATCATGAAGTTGTGCTGAAGGAGGATGAAAGAGTTGATTCTAGTGGCGATGAAGGTAGTTGCAGAGAagaggctgctgctgctgctaag GTCGGAAGTCAAAGAGGATGCCAGGAAAATGATGACCGGAGATCATCTTCACCACAACACAGAGATTCAGGCAAGCAG GTGGTTGTAGCGACTAAAAAGGAAAGAACCACCATGGAAGCTGATGCAAAAGAATCTTCCTGCCAAAAGGAACAG GATGATCAGCTTGAATCTGCAAGAGCTGAGATGGGTgaagtaagaaaagaaaatcaaaggctaaaaatatatttggatcgTATGTTGAAGGATTATCGGACCCTTCAAGTGCAATTCTATGACGCTATTCAGCAAGAAGAAACTAAGAAATCTACAGATACTGTCGATGATCATGATCAAGGAACTGAAGAGCATGAGCTTGTGTCGCTAACCCTTGGAAGAATTTCGAGTGAACCTAAAAGGGATGGAAAGAATAATAGGACTTCTAGCCAAGGGAAAAATCACGATGAGCAAGCAAAAGAAAGCCTCTCTCTTGGATCCCTCTGCACATTTGAAGCGTCTAAATCTGGGACGAATGAGACTTTGCCGAATCCAAGCCCCGAGAACAGTTTTGGTGAGCCAAAGGAAGAAGCCGGGGAGACTTGGCCACCCGGTAAAGTTCTCAAGACAATGCGAGGAGGAGATGATGAAGTTCCCCAGCAAAACCCTGCAAAGAAAGCTAGGGTTTCTGTCAGAGCTAGATGCGATACCCCAACG GTACAAAGATGTGCTGAAGATATGTCCATCTTAACCACCACCTATGAAGGAACGCACAACCACCCACTTCCTATTTCTGCCACGGCTATGGCTTCTACAACTTCTGCAGCTGCTTCCATGTTACTGTCTGGCTCATCATCGAGCCCTGGAACAGCAGGTTTCAATAGCTCCGGCAACATCGCCGTTGACCTCCATGGACTAAACTACTATCTATCCGataactcaaaatcaaagcAATTCTACTTGCACAACTCTTCACTGTCATCTTCATCTACATACCCTACAATCACTCTTGACCTCACTTCAAACCCATCCAGTACCTCATCTCATTTCAATAGATTTACTACTTCAAGCTACCGGCCTACCATTCAAAAATTTGCCTCAACAAGCCTCAACTTTGGCTCCTCTGATTCGTCTAACGCGATGCCCTGGGGCAATGGTTTCCTCCCTACTTCCGGCCAGTCTCACAACAGGATTAACCATCTTGGAGCTTTAAACATTGGAAGACCAGCTATGGATCAGAGTAACATTTATGATCAGTTCTACATGCCAAAGATTAATGATCAGGCAGCTGCTCCTTCTCAGCAGTCACTGCCAGCTGATGCCATAGCTGCTGCAACCAAGGCAATTACAGCAGACCCAAGTTTCCAATCTGTGTTAGCAGCTGCTCTCACTTCTATCATTGGCACTGGAACAGGCAGTAGCGCTACTGGTGTTCCAAATCTAGGTGtcgttaataatttatttccaaAGTCGGAACGGGGACCGGTTTCTGATAGCTTCTCATCATCACCTCCTCACGGCAATCCATGTGCAAGCTACTTCAACAAAACGACGTCTGCAATAAATTCTCAGCCAGCTCCAAGTTCGATGGCAATGTTTGTGCCACCTTCATTGCCATTTTCTACTCCTACGAATGCATCAGCGTCTCCTGTTGACAAAAATGATCGTGCCAACTGA
- the LOC118033359 gene encoding WRKY transcription factor 72A isoform X1, with translation MIKMDVEDAMRRPHHEVVLKEDERVDSSGDEGSCREEAAAAAKVGSQRGCQENDDRRSSSPQHRDSGKQVVVATKKERTTMEADAKESSCQKEQDDQLESARAEMGEVRKENQRLKIYLDRMLKDYRTLQVQFYDAIQQEETKKSTDTVDDHDQGTEEHELVSLTLGRISSEPKRDGKNNRTSSQGKNHDEQAKESLSLGSLCTFEASKSGTNETLPNPSPENSFGEPKEEAGETWPPGKVLKTMRGGDDEVPQQNPAKKARVSVRARCDTPTMNDGCQWRKYGQKIAKGNPCPRAYYRCTVAPSCPVRKQVQRCAEDMSILTTTYEGTHNHPLPISATAMASTTSAAASMLLSGSSSSPGTAGFNSSGNIAVDLHGLNYYLSDNSKSKQFYLHNSSLSSSSTYPTITLDLTSNPSSTSSHFNRFTTSSYRPTIQKFASTSLNFGSSDSSNAMPWGNGFLPTSGQSHNRINHLGALNIGRPAMDQSNIYDQFYMPKINDQAAAPSQQSLPADAIAAATKAITADPSFQSVLAAALTSIIGTGTGSSATGVPNLGVVNNLFPKSERGPVSDSFSSSPPHGNPCASYFNKTTSAINSQPAPSSMAMFVPPSLPFSTPTNASASPVDKNDRAN, from the exons atgataaaaatggATGTGGAGGATGCCATGAGAAGACCTCATCATGAAGTTGTGCTGAAGGAGGATGAAAGAGTTGATTCTAGTGGCGATGAAGGTAGTTGCAGAGAagaggctgctgctgctgctaag GTCGGAAGTCAAAGAGGATGCCAGGAAAATGATGACCGGAGATCATCTTCACCACAACACAGAGATTCAGGCAAGCAG GTGGTTGTAGCGACTAAAAAGGAAAGAACCACCATGGAAGCTGATGCAAAAGAATCTTCCTGCCAAAAGGAACAG GATGATCAGCTTGAATCTGCAAGAGCTGAGATGGGTgaagtaagaaaagaaaatcaaaggctaaaaatatatttggatcgTATGTTGAAGGATTATCGGACCCTTCAAGTGCAATTCTATGACGCTATTCAGCAAGAAGAAACTAAGAAATCTACAGATACTGTCGATGATCATGATCAAGGAACTGAAGAGCATGAGCTTGTGTCGCTAACCCTTGGAAGAATTTCGAGTGAACCTAAAAGGGATGGAAAGAATAATAGGACTTCTAGCCAAGGGAAAAATCACGATGAGCAAGCAAAAGAAAGCCTCTCTCTTGGATCCCTCTGCACATTTGAAGCGTCTAAATCTGGGACGAATGAGACTTTGCCGAATCCAAGCCCCGAGAACAGTTTTGGTGAGCCAAAGGAAGAAGCCGGGGAGACTTGGCCACCCGGTAAAGTTCTCAAGACAATGCGAGGAGGAGATGATGAAGTTCCCCAGCAAAACCCTGCAAAGAAAGCTAGGGTTTCTGTCAGAGCTAGATGCGATACCCCAACG ATGAATGACGGGTGCCAATGGAGAAAATATGGGCAAAAAATTGCCAAAGGGAACCCATGTCCTCGAGCATACTATCGTTGCACTGTTGCACCTTCATGCCCAGTAAGGAAACAG GTACAAAGATGTGCTGAAGATATGTCCATCTTAACCACCACCTATGAAGGAACGCACAACCACCCACTTCCTATTTCTGCCACGGCTATGGCTTCTACAACTTCTGCAGCTGCTTCCATGTTACTGTCTGGCTCATCATCGAGCCCTGGAACAGCAGGTTTCAATAGCTCCGGCAACATCGCCGTTGACCTCCATGGACTAAACTACTATCTATCCGataactcaaaatcaaagcAATTCTACTTGCACAACTCTTCACTGTCATCTTCATCTACATACCCTACAATCACTCTTGACCTCACTTCAAACCCATCCAGTACCTCATCTCATTTCAATAGATTTACTACTTCAAGCTACCGGCCTACCATTCAAAAATTTGCCTCAACAAGCCTCAACTTTGGCTCCTCTGATTCGTCTAACGCGATGCCCTGGGGCAATGGTTTCCTCCCTACTTCCGGCCAGTCTCACAACAGGATTAACCATCTTGGAGCTTTAAACATTGGAAGACCAGCTATGGATCAGAGTAACATTTATGATCAGTTCTACATGCCAAAGATTAATGATCAGGCAGCTGCTCCTTCTCAGCAGTCACTGCCAGCTGATGCCATAGCTGCTGCAACCAAGGCAATTACAGCAGACCCAAGTTTCCAATCTGTGTTAGCAGCTGCTCTCACTTCTATCATTGGCACTGGAACAGGCAGTAGCGCTACTGGTGTTCCAAATCTAGGTGtcgttaataatttatttccaaAGTCGGAACGGGGACCGGTTTCTGATAGCTTCTCATCATCACCTCCTCACGGCAATCCATGTGCAAGCTACTTCAACAAAACGACGTCTGCAATAAATTCTCAGCCAGCTCCAAGTTCGATGGCAATGTTTGTGCCACCTTCATTGCCATTTTCTACTCCTACGAATGCATCAGCGTCTCCTGTTGACAAAAATGATCGTGCCAACTGA
- the LOC118033360 gene encoding ubiquitin-conjugating enzyme E2 2, protein MSTPARKRLMRDFKRLQQDPPAGISGAPQDNNIMLWNAVIFGPDDTPWDGGTFKLTLHFSEDYPNKPPTVRFVSRMFHPNIYADGSICLDILQNQWSPIYDVAAILTSIQSLLCDPNPNSPANSEAARMFSETKREYNRRVREIVEQSWTAD, encoded by the exons ATGTCGACTCCTGCACGGAAGAGATTGATGAGAGATTTTAAGAGGTTGCAGCAAGACCCGCCTGCAGGCATCAGTGGAGCACCTCAAGATAACAACATAATGCTTTGGAATGCTGTGATTTTTGG TCCTGATGACACTCCATGGGATGGAG GCACGTTTAAATTGACGCTTCATTTTTCCGAGGATTATCCAAACAAACCACCCACAGTGCGATTTGTTTCACGAATGTTTCATCCAAACA TTTATGCAGATGGAAGTATCTGTTTGGATATTTTACAGAATCAGTGGAGTCCTATATATGATGTGGCAGCTATACTCACATCTATACAG TCGTTGCTCTGTGACCCCAACCCGAATTCTCCTGCAAATTCAGAAGCTGCTCGGATGTTCAGTGAAACCAAGCGGGAGTACAACCGGAGAGTGAGGGAAATTGTTGAGCAGAGCTGGACGGCAGATTAA